In Chrysoperla carnea chromosome 2, inChrCarn1.1, whole genome shotgun sequence, the following proteins share a genomic window:
- the LOC123293303 gene encoding cx9C motif-containing protein 4, with translation MPKPYIDPCKKFACRIQKCLQEHNFQEDRCQLEIEELRQCCVKWKSESICCSGIDIPPKKEEAPEQ, from the exons ATGCCTAAACCTTACATAGATCCTTGCAAAAAATTTGCTTGCAGAATACAAAAGTGCTTGCAAG AACATAACTTCCAAGAAGACCGTTGCCAATTAGAGATCGAAGAACTACGGCAGTGTTGTGTTAAATGGAAAAGTGAATCAATTTGTTGCTCGGGAATCGACATACCTCCAAAAAAAGAAGAAGCCCCGGAACAATGA
- the LOC123293304 gene encoding uncharacterized protein LOC123293304, whose translation MESVKKAHKRFRNYPVLLTECRNEASEYAACVLNSGGIKYQECAKEFTNFKNCIQKAAAKHKTKL comes from the coding sequence ATGGAATCAGTTAAAAAAGCACATAAACGTTTTCGTAATTATCCCGTTTTATTAACTGAATGTAGGAACGAAGCTTCAGAATATGCTGCGTGTGTTTTAAATAGTGGTGGAATTAAATATCAAGAATGTGCTAaagaatttactaattttaagaATTGTATTCAAAAGGCTGCAGCTAAACATAAGactaaactataa